A region from the Natronomonas salsuginis genome encodes:
- a CDS encoding glycerophosphodiester phosphodiesterase: protein MRLIAHRGFRSAYPENTLKAVEAAAAVADEVEIDVRRCGSGELVVIHDETIDRVSDGHGPVAEHTLAELEALDVLGTGAGVPTLEEALRAIPSYVGVNIELKERGTGGDALELIDAHHPQAIVSSFSRDVLADCREIDPTVPRAYLTDDAAAEGIEIAIDLDCEYFHPSMERCTGRVVADAHRAGMSVTAWSIDSSDEAETLAQAGVDGVIADRPDVLTGSMA, encoded by the coding sequence TATCCGGAAAACACCCTCAAAGCGGTCGAAGCCGCCGCAGCCGTCGCCGACGAGGTCGAGATCGACGTTCGGCGGTGCGGGAGCGGTGAGCTGGTCGTCATCCACGACGAGACGATCGATCGAGTCTCAGACGGCCACGGTCCGGTAGCCGAACACACGCTCGCTGAGCTCGAGGCGCTGGACGTCCTCGGGACCGGAGCGGGCGTCCCGACGCTCGAGGAAGCGCTGCGAGCGATTCCGTCGTACGTGGGCGTCAACATCGAGCTCAAGGAGCGGGGGACCGGAGGGGACGCGCTCGAACTGATCGACGCGCATCACCCACAGGCGATCGTCTCGTCGTTTTCGCGCGACGTGCTCGCGGACTGCCGTGAGATCGACCCGACGGTACCGCGTGCGTACCTGACGGACGACGCGGCGGCCGAGGGGATCGAGATAGCGATCGATCTCGATTGCGAGTATTTCCACCCGTCGATGGAGCGCTGTACCGGTCGGGTCGTCGCGGACGCCCACCGAGCGGGAATGAGCGTCACGGCGTGGTCGATCGACTCGTCCGACGAAGCAGAGACACTGGCGCAGGCCGGCGTCGACGGCGTCATCGCCGATCGACCGGACGTGCTCACCGGATCGATGGCCTAA